The Setaria italica strain Yugu1 chromosome IX, Setaria_italica_v2.0, whole genome shotgun sequence genome has a window encoding:
- the LOC101772140 gene encoding protein EXORDIUM-like 5, which yields MALAAAVLLLLPGILFTAMAATPYPHGRGGDPLLGASKKYEGSSDLVDLRYHMGPVLSAAPLRLYVLWYGRWDPAHQAPVRDFLLSISDPSPPRPSVADWWATAALYADQTLANVTRRVALAGEAADESASLGRSLSRLDIQRVLASTVAAGHLPADTRGGAYLVLTAPGVGVQDFCRAVCGFHYFTFPSLVGHTLPYAWVGHSGGRCADVCAYPFALPSYMSRSGMAALRPPNGDAGVDGMVSVIAHELAELATNPLINAWYAGEDPTAPTEIADLCEGVYGTGGGGGYAGKVAVDKQGRSWNVNGRKGRKFLVQWLWSPEAKACVGPNASD from the coding sequence atggcgctcgccgccgccgtcctcctcttGCTCCCTGGCATTCTCTTCACAGCGATGGCGGCCACGCCGTACCctcacggccgcggcggcgacccgcTCCTCGGCGCGTCCAAGAAGTACGAGGGCAGCTCCGACCTGGTGGACCTCCGGTACCACATGGGCCCCGTCctctccgccgcgccgctccgccTCTACGTGCTCTGGTACGGGCGCTGGGACCCCGCGCACCAGGCCCCGGTCCGCGACTTCCTCCTCTCCATCTCCGACCCGTCCCCGCCGCGGCCCTCCGTTGCGGACTGGTGGGCCACCGCCGCGCTCTACGCCGACCAGACCCTCGCCAACGTCACCCGACGCGTCGCGCTCGCGGGGGAGGCCGCCGACGAGTCCGCCTCGCTCGGCCGCTCGCTCTCCCGCCTCGACATCCAGCGGGTGCTCGCCTCGACCGTCGCCGCGGGCCACCTCCCCGCGGACACCCGCGGCGGCGCCTACCTCGTGCTCACGGCGCCCGGCGTCGGCGTCCAGGACTTCTGCCGCGCCGTCTGCGGCTTCCACTACTTCACCTTCCCGTCGCTCGTCGGCCACACGCTCCCCTACGCGTGGGTCGGACACAGCGGGGGGCGCTGCGCCGACGTCTGCGCCTACCCGTTCGCGCTGCCGTCCTACATGTCCCGGAGCGGCATGGCGGCGCTGCGCCCGCCCAACGGCGACGCGGGCGTCGACGGCATGGTCAGCGTCATCGCGCACGAGCTGGCCGAGCTCGCCACCAACCCGCTCATCAACGCGTGGTACGCCGGGGAGGACCCCACCGCGCCCACCGAGATCGCTGACCTCTGCGAGGGGGTGTacgggacgggcggcggcggcgggtacgcCGGGAAGGTGGCGGTGGACAAGCAGGGGAGGAGCTGGAATGTGAACGGCAGGAAGGGGAGGAAGTTCTTGGTGCAGTGGCTCTGGAGCCCAGAGGCTAAGGCCTGCGTGGGGCCCAACGCCAGTGACTAG